Below is a genomic region from Lysobacter terrestris.
AGCGCTTGATCGCCGCCACCCATGCGTCCACGCCGTGCGCGGTGATCGCCAGCGGCTCGCGCTCCTGGATCGCATCCATGGGCGTGGTTACCACCGGACGACCGGTGGCGTAGTACTCCCAGAGCTTCAGCGGATTGACGGCATGCATCGCCTCGTTGACCACGAAGGGAATCAGCAGGACGTCGTACCGGGCGACGGCCGCGGCGCCCAGTTCGCGCCCCACCCGGCCGGTGAAGACCACATTTGGCAGTCGCGTCATCGCGGCATGGACGGCTTGGTGCTCACCGAGCTTGTCGACCTCGATCTGGCCGTGCAGGACGAAGTCGACATCCGGCAATGCGATGCACACCTCGTGCATCAGGTTCCAATCGAAGAAGTCGGACAGATTCCCGAGGTAGCCGGCGACGGGACGGCCGCGCGCCTGGCCCGCCTTCGGGCGGAATCGGGCGAAGGGCTCGTAGTTGACGCCATTGCCCACCAGCGAGGCGCGGGTCGTCAGGCGACCCTTGCGGTCCATCAACGGCTGCGAGGTAAAGAACACGTGCTCGGCCTTCGGCAGTATCTCCCGCTCTGCTTCCACCATGCGGGGAATCGGCTCGCCGGTACCGAAGTCGAACGTGTAGTCGTCATAGACCTCGTAAACGAACTTCCTCCCCGACAGGCGCTGTGCCTGGTCGGGCTTGTACACCCAATGCACGACATCGGCGGCATCGCCGAAATGCTGCGCGATCAGTCCGTCGAGGACCTTCAGCGGATCGACTGCCCCCTGGTAGCCAGCCTTGCTGACACCCTGATCTATCCCTCCCGTAAACAGGCGCGCTCGGTAGATGTTCTCGGCCGCCGCCACCAACTCGCCGCCCGCGATCCGCTGCATCTCGACGTTGTCGGACCAGCCGAGCTTGACGATGGTCTCGTAGTGGTTCCCCGGTTCTATGACCAGCATGTCGAACTGGGCACCGAAATTCTTCGCTAGTGCTTCAAGCATTTCACGCCTATGGAAAGTGCGCCAGTTGTCGATCGCCCAGACGACCAGCACCCCCCTGCCCGACGCGGGTTTCGGCTGGCGAGGAACCACGGCGGACCCGGACATCAGGTCGTCCCACTGCCCCATGATGACGGCACTGTCGTAGCGGGCGCGGATGACCTCGCGCACCTGCTCGCGGTAGCGCGGACCCGCGGCACTGCGATTGCCGAAGTCGATCAGCGCTGCGGCTTCCTCGGCACTCCCGACCAGGGGGAATTCCGGATAGATCTCGCTCGCACCCTCCCACGACCACACCACCGGGATCGCCCCCGATGCGGCGCCCTCGGATACCGCCATGTGGAAGCTTTCGAAGTCGGACGGCGAGAGGATCGACCCCACCATCTGCAACCAGTGGTGCACGTCGTTGCCTTGGGGGTCAAAGATTACCCGGTGGCGCAGGGGACCCGAATTGATCCGCGAGTACACTTGCTGGTAGTACTCCCGCTCCGCAGTCCGCGCCCACAACCAGGGGATCGAAGCCGGACTGGCGCCCTTTACCCGCAGGCAATAGCGGTCATCGTGGCGTGCAAGCAACTCGAGCGTATCCAGCGCCAGGTCCAGGCGTTTGCGGGATGGCGCAGTGCCAATGATACCCAGCGTGTACTCGGCGCCACCGAACTTCGGCAGGCTGTATCGCGCCACATCGACGAAGTTACCGAGGACCATGCAGATGTCCCGGGGAATGGCGAACTTCTCGACGCATTCGCGCAGGATGTGCTCGCCCACAAAAACCACCCGCTCGACGTTGGAATAATCGATATCGGCGGGATACGGGGTGCCGCGCTCCTGCAAGTGCAGACGGACGATCAGGCGCTGATGGGGCCGCTTGTGCCGCGAGTAATAGACAGCATTGGCGAGTGCCCACTCCGCAACCAGCACGTCGGCCCACTCCAGCAGCGTTTGCGAGCTGGCCTGATCGTGCGTGTCGTGTCCGGTCCAGACATCCTCGCGAAACTCGTAGCGCCCCGTCGCCTCCAGCGCCTTCTGCAGCGGATACCAGAACTTTAGGTCATGCCCGCTCACTCCGACGCGGATCTTCCTGGACGTACTTGCCATTTTCAGATTTCCATTTGCTGCAGGACGGCGTCGATCCGTGCCGAATCGGCGACGGAATCCACGCGGAGGAAGTTGGCCGAATCCGTCGCGAAACTGCGCACACCATCGCGCATTACGGACGCGTTTCCACGCAGTATGTCATCGACTACCCCACTCGGCAGCACACCTTCGTTGATCAGGAGCGCGTGCGGGTCGAGCGCGACGTCGTGCGTGTACTGGCTCGACTCCAGACCGTCCCCTGCCTTGCCCACCAATGCCGCGCCGCTGTAGCGCGCGGCGTTGAGCAGATCTTGGAGGTAGTGGCGGCCATACACCCCAAAGGGCGAGATGATCGCCAGCATTCGCTGCCGACCCGGCCGCCGCGACCGCTCGATGACCTCGCGCAACCCGCCATCGCCGACGTGGACGATATCGACGAGGGGATCCACGCTCGCCACTTCGACCTCGCCCCGGCAAGCCAGCAGCAGACGCTTGCTTGTACCCTCCGCCATG
It encodes:
- a CDS encoding glycosyltransferase, whose protein sequence is MASTSRKIRVGVSGHDLKFWYPLQKALEATGRYEFREDVWTGHDTHDQASSQTLLEWADVLVAEWALANAVYYSRHKRPHQRLIVRLHLQERGTPYPADIDYSNVERVVFVGEHILRECVEKFAIPRDICMVLGNFVDVARYSLPKFGGAEYTLGIIGTAPSRKRLDLALDTLELLARHDDRYCLRVKGASPASIPWLWARTAEREYYQQVYSRINSGPLRHRVIFDPQGNDVHHWLQMVGSILSPSDFESFHMAVSEGAASGAIPVVWSWEGASEIYPEFPLVGSAEEAAALIDFGNRSAAGPRYREQVREVIRARYDSAVIMGQWDDLMSGSAVVPRQPKPASGRGVLVVWAIDNWRTFHRREMLEALAKNFGAQFDMLVIEPGNHYETIVKLGWSDNVEMQRIAGGELVAAAENIYRARLFTGGIDQGVSKAGYQGAVDPLKVLDGLIAQHFGDAADVVHWVYKPDQAQRLSGRKFVYEVYDDYTFDFGTGEPIPRMVEAEREILPKAEHVFFTSQPLMDRKGRLTTRASLVGNGVNYEPFARFRPKAGQARGRPVAGYLGNLSDFFDWNLMHEVCIALPDVDFVLHGQIEVDKLGEHQAVHAAMTRLPNVVFTGRVGRELGAAAVARYDVLLIPFVVNEAMHAVNPLKLWEYYATGRPVVTTPMDAIQEREPLAITAHGVDAWVAAIKRCLDGDAAAVEIAEARIARAEQHRWEEITRRHASVLPGVPGPVHDSPNRLTATPA